From a single Halictus rubicundus isolate RS-2024b unplaced genomic scaffold, iyHalRubi1_principal scaffold0407, whole genome shotgun sequence genomic region:
- the LOC143364287 gene encoding uncharacterized protein LOC143364287: MSTKVTELVAAQTDLGGRISRFLSNLRKSGAEYLTRPNLLRRRELLESYWRLFTERHAEITRQAEPTLPYLFTDLFSEVEEAYIEHGSAIDEMLEAKPAPPTPVPVNTMPAESEVVLPPMKLPSFSGDLYQWESFRDQFCSLVHESTRIPKVRKMQYLKSCLTGEAAKMLDLTPITEANYDGAWTALERRFGNQRILTAAHMRRLITYPTLAKAQPSEIKRLLDEFRQTQRAFQALRKPVAEWDEWLVFLASEKLDHTTRLAWEMSLRDPTATPCFDDLESYLENRVHALGSARPQDPPAPVPKGGGAVIRPIPSSARNMLAVKVETKPKPKGGRLCPLCSGSHALSACKTYKALSAAERRQFVQKKGLCLNCLASSHQQTQCSSEYRCWACDGTHHTTLHDSFQRGQPNEATTSSTSAAYAVSTNRVTLLATARVSLEATNGRTLTVRALLDSGSESSFLSEWAAQSLRLKRRAVRVELTGYQGANVGTARSEVQVTLRSPLDRTFQVAVDALVTKRLIAPTPAQRVLPGDWPHVQGLPLADPHYSEPAQVDVLLGADVCGMLLLEKRSGPAGTPVAVRTPFGWTLLGPVEQPAAARSTRILHVSRQASLPDLQLFWELEEVAPSSPMSPEDLRCEELFSQSTRRDPTGRYVVRLPFRGEERPKVASSRAVALRMLLNAERNRSRDQSLREQYVGFMEEYHRLGHMERAWESLMNHEPGCYLTHHAVWKVSDGRKKIRVVFNASLGMGSGGSLNDSLLAGPKLQSDLWAVITRWRLHKVAFSADIVKMFRQILVHPEDQDWLRILWRNDPGEAVTDFRLSTATYGTAPAPYLANRVLKQLAVDGESRFPLGARAVREHSYVDDILTGADDLQRALEIRRQLTDLLSSAGFQLDKWASNVPELRAACVEEKVFQDKEVHGALGLCWDVRGDTLAVRGPLFSDAAASKWTKRTVLSEIARLFDPLGWLAPVIVRAKTILQDLWLAGVSWDEPLDASMAARWSQLRIEISSLTVVTVPRWVGFSPCMSDVELHGFSDASERAYVAVVYLVVRRKTGSWSNLLMGKTRVAPIKPQTIPRLELCGAVLLARLLSSLRSALNFDEVTTHAWSDSTVTLAWIRTHPSKWKTFVAHRVAEIQNLLPGVTWRHVGTLDNPADLATRGISAEELRASPLWWHGPSWLTAAPGEWPATTTLSPCEVAPEQRSVAVAQVVVAPEENSLVLRFSSLSRLTRVSAYLRRFIHNTRRPAVKKTGPLSVTELKEALTCVVRVTQRCTQRRGPESRRAPTAVIVAGVTAAPSPHREVDPPGDVDRTGCTPEDSAREPLYDSGLGPQGLLDTQVATKGEAGPT; the protein is encoded by the exons ATGTCAACGAAAGTGACAGAGCTCGTGGCCGCGCAAACGGATCTCGGCGGTCGCATCTCCCGCTTCCTGAGCAACCTGCGAAAAAGCGGAGCTGAGTATCTGACTCGACCGAACCTCTTGAGGCGAAGGGAGTTGCTGGAGAGCTACTGGAGACTGTTCACCGAGCGCCATGCAGAGATCACTCGCCAAGCAGAGCCCACGCTCCCGTACCTGTTCACCGACCTTTTCTCCGAGGTCGAGGAGGCTTACATCGAACACGGCTCTGCAATAGACGAAATGTTAGAGGCCAAACCCGCCCCTCCCACGCCCGTGCCGGTGAACACGATGCCGGCGGAGTCGGAGGTGGTGCTGCCGCCGATGAAACTGCCTTCCTTCTCGGGGGACCTGTACCAGTGGGAGAGCTTCCGTGACCAATTCTGCTCTCTCGTCCACGAGTCCACCCGCATCCCTAAAGTGAGGAAGATGCAGTATTTAAAGTCCTGTCTGACAGGTGAAGCCGCCAAAATGTTGGACCTCACGCCCATCACCGAGGCCAATTACGACGGTGCTTGGACGGCCTTGGAGCGGAGGTTTGGGAATCAACGGATACTCACTGCAGCGCACATGAGACGCTTGATCACTTACCCGACCCTGGCGAAGGCCCAGCCGTCAGAGATCAAGCGTCTGCTAGACGAATTTCGGCAGACTCAGCGGGCGTTCCAGGCGTTAAGGAAACCGGTCGCGGAGTGGGACGAGTGGCTGGTGTTTCTCGCGTCGGAGAAGCTCGACCACACGACGAGGTTGGCGTGGGAGATGTCTCTGAGGGACCCCACGGCCACGCCGTGCTTCGACGACTTGGAGAGCTACCTCGAGAATCGCGTTCACGCTCTAGGGTCGGCTCGGCCTCAGGACCCGCCTGCTCCGGTTCCGAAGGGTGGAGGCGCCGTGATCCGACCCATCCCATCTTCTGCGCGTAACATGTTGGCGGTCAAGGTCGAAACGAAGCCCAAACCTAAGGGAGGACGTCTGTGCCCACTGTGTTCTGGAAGTCACGCCCTTAGCGCGTGCAAAACGTACAAGGCTCTCTCAGCTGCGGAAAGGAGACAGTTCGTGCAGAAAAAGGGCCTCTGTCTCAACTGCCTCGCGTCCAGTCATCAGCAGACGCAGTGTTCCTCGGAGTACCGCTGCTGGGCGTGCGACGGGACCCATCATACCACTCTTCACGACTCCTTCCAGCGGGGACAACCGAATGAGGCTACGACGTCGTCCACGTCGGCGGCGTACGCGGTCAGCACCAACCGGGTCACCCTTCTCGCCACCGCCAGGGTCTCCCTAGAAGCGACCAACGGACGGACTCTCACCGTCAGGGCTCTGCTTGATTCTGGATCGGAGTCGTCGTTCCTGTCAGAGTGGGCGGCTCAGTCCCTCAGGCTGAAAAGACGAGCGGTGCGAGTGGAGCTGACGGGATACCAGGGAGCGAACGTTGGAACCGCACGATCCGAGGTCCAGGTAACCCTCCGATCTCCTCTTGACCGTACTTTCCAGGTGGCCGTAGATGCCCTGGTTACAAAGCGTCTCATCGCTCCGACGCCGGCGCAGCGTGTCCTCCCTGGAGACTGGCCTCACGTACAGGGATTGCCTCTGGCGGACCCGCACTACTCTGAGCCAGCACAGGTAGATGTCCTGCTCGGTGCCGACGTCTGCGGGATGCTACTTCTGGAGAAGAGATCGGGGCCCGCTGGCACACCCGTCGCTGTCCGAACTCCGTTCGGCTGGACTCTGCTAGGGCCCGTCGAACAGCCGGCAGCCGCAAGATCGACACGGATCCTCCACGTGAGTCGTCAGGCCTCGTTACCGGACCTCCAGCTGTTCTGGGAACTGGAGGAAGTCGCCCCGTCGTCACCGATGTCACCAGAGGATCTACGATGCGAGGAATTGTTCAGCCAGAGCACGCGACGCGACCCCACCGGGAGGTATGTGGTTCGCTTACCTTTTAGGGGGGAGGAGCGCCCGAAGGTCGCGTCCTCGAGAGCGGTCGCTCTGAGGATGCTACTCAACGCCGAGAGGAACCGATCCCGCGACCAATCTCTTCGCGAGCAGTACGTGGGTTTCATGGAGGAGTATCATCGTCTGGGACACATGGAGCGGGCGTGGGAATCGCTGATGAACCACGAGCCCGGCTGCTACTTGACGCACCATGCGGTCTGGAAGGTGTCAGACGGTCGCAAGAAGATCCGggtcgtgttcaacgcctcgcTCGGGATGGGTTCAGGAGGCTCTCTGAACGACTCGCTGCTCGCTGGCCCGAAGCTCCAGAGTGATCTGTGGGCGGTGATCACCCGTTGGCGTCTGCATAAGGTGGCATTCTCGGCGGACATCGTAAAGATGTTCCGGCAAATTCTGGTCCACCCCGAAGATCAGGATTGGCTCCGAATCCTGTGGAGGAATGATCCTGGTGAAGCGGTTACTGATTTCAGGCTCTCGACGGCCACCTATGGTACTGCTCCGGCACCTTACCTCGCAAATCGGGTCCTGAAGCAGCTAGCCGTCGACGGGGAGAGTCGATTTCCGTTAGGAGCACGGGCCGTCAGGGAACATTCGTACGTGGACGACATCCTGACTGGCGCAGATGACCTTCAGCGAGCGTTGGAGATACGTCGGCAGTTGACGGACCTCCTCTCCTCCGCGGGTTTCCAGCTGGATAAATGGGCCAGCAACGTCCCCGAACTCCGCGCTGCGTGCGTGGAGGAGAAGGTCTTCCAAGACAAGGAAGTCCACGGCGCTCTGGGGCTCTGCTGGGACGTCCGGGGGGACACGCTAGCAGTCCGCGGACCTCTTTTCTCGGATGCCGCTGCGTCCAAGTGGACCAAGCGGACCGTGCTCTCCGAGATCGCCCGACTGTTTGATCCCCTTGGGTGGTTAGCTCCGGTCATCGTACGAGCAAAAACGATACTGCAGGACCTCTGGCTCGCTGGAGTTTCGTGGGACGAGCCTCTGGACGCGTCGATGGCTGCACGCTGGTCACAACTAAGGATCGAGATTTCCTCATTAACGGTCGTCACGGTACCGAGGTGGGTTGGGTTCTCACCGTGCATGTCAGACGTGGAGCTCCACGGTTTCAGTGACGCCTCAGAACGAGCGTACGTGGCGGTCGTCTACCTCGTGGTCCGGCGTAAGACGGGATCCTGGTCGAACCTTCTGATGGGGAAGACGCGGGTGGCTCCTATCAAACCGCAGACTATTCCCAGGCTGGAGCTGTGCGGCGCGGTTCTGCTCGCACGCTTGTTGTCGTCTCTGCGGTCGGCTCTGAACTTCGACGAGGTCACAACCCACGCTTGGTCCGATTCGACGGTGACCCTGGCATGGATCCGGACGCATCCGTCGAAATGGAAGACCTTCGTCGCCCACCGGGTCGCGGAGATCCAGAACCTCCTACCTGGGGTCACGTGGCGGCATGTGGGGACACTGGACAACCCCGCAGATCTAGCCACCCGAGGGATATCAGCTGAGGAGCTGCGTGCCTCACCTCTCTGGTGGCACGGACCCTCCTGGCTGACCGCCGCACCTGGCGAGTGGCCTGCGACCACTACGCTCAGCCCATGCGAGGTCGCACCGGAACAAAGGTCTGTCGCCGTCGCGCAGGTGGTCGTGGCACCGGAGGAAAACTCGCTGGTCCTCAGGTTTTCCTCACTCTCAAGGCTGACGCGTGTCTCAGCCTATCTCAGACGCTTCATCCACAACACCAGGAGGCCAGCTGTCAAGAAGACCGGGCCACTGTCGGTTACTGAATTAAAAGAAGCGCTAACCTGTGTGGTCCGTGTGACGCAGCGCTGCAC ACAACGACGGGGTCCTGAGAGTCGGAGGGCGCCTACGGCTGTCATCGTTGCCGGAGTCACAGCGGCACCCAGTCCTCATCGAGAGGTCGACCCACCTGGCGACGTTGATCGTACGGGATGCACACCAGAAGACTCTGCACGGGAGCCTCTCTACGACTCTGGCCTGGGTCCACAGGGCCTTTTGGATACCCAGGTTGCGACCAAGGGCGAAGCAGGTCCTACGTGA